From Candidatus Methylomirabilota bacterium, one genomic window encodes:
- a CDS encoding xanthine dehydrogenase family protein molybdopterin-binding subunit: SGQLLSSTLMDYAIPKTDDLISFQNDHTRTHSPRTTLGVKGIGEAATIGSTPAIANAVMDALAPLGVTHVDLPLTPHKIWGAMSAARKK, encoded by the coding sequence GTCGGGCCAGCTCCTCTCGTCGACCCTCATGGACTACGCGATCCCGAAGACGGACGACCTGATCTCGTTCCAGAACGACCACACCCGCACGCACTCGCCGCGGACCACGCTCGGCGTCAAGGGGATCGGCGAGGCCGCGACCATCGGCTCGACGCCCGCCATCGCCAACGCGGTCATGGACGCGCTCGCCCCGCTCGGCGTCACCCACGTGGACCTGCCGCTCACGCCGCACAAGATCTGGGGCGCCATGAGCGCGGCCCGAAAGAAGTAG
- a CDS encoding Zn-dependent alcohol dehydrogenase, translated as MKAAVLYEANTPLQVVDLEQQGPQAGEARVRVKAAGICHSDWHIMNGDWQVPLPMVLGHEAAGIVEEVGAGVLNVTPGDHIIFSFKPQCGHCLYCSLGRSILCDGHKSVRWAMLDGSHRLTRKGQNINQMARIGTFSESVVCPSEMLVPIRKEMPWPQAALVGCCVPTGVGAVTSCARVEAGASVLVIGCGGVGLNVVQGARLAGAGMIVACDLLDSKLGYAKEFGATHTFNGKQDNIVERARELTQGRGVDYAFDAIGGEQTTLQILDAIRPGGVAVIVGMAAMAVRAPITPYAMAAQEKTLKGTMYGSMRPSIDFPRLVELYLDGRLKIDQLVSRTYKIEEINEGFTAMRTGQVARGVVVFN; from the coding sequence ATGAAAGCCGCCGTCCTGTACGAAGCGAACACGCCGCTCCAGGTCGTGGACCTCGAGCAGCAGGGGCCGCAGGCGGGCGAGGCGCGCGTGCGCGTCAAGGCAGCGGGCATCTGCCACAGCGACTGGCACATCATGAATGGGGACTGGCAGGTGCCGCTGCCCATGGTCCTGGGGCACGAGGCCGCGGGCATCGTCGAGGAGGTCGGCGCCGGCGTGCTCAACGTCACGCCCGGCGACCACATCATCTTCTCCTTCAAGCCGCAGTGCGGGCACTGCCTTTACTGCTCGCTCGGGCGTTCCATCCTCTGCGACGGGCACAAGTCGGTGCGCTGGGCGATGCTCGACGGCTCCCACCGCCTCACGCGCAAGGGCCAGAACATCAACCAGATGGCGCGGATCGGCACGTTCTCCGAGTCCGTCGTCTGCCCCTCTGAGATGCTGGTGCCCATCCGCAAGGAGATGCCGTGGCCGCAGGCGGCGCTCGTCGGCTGCTGCGTGCCGACGGGCGTGGGCGCCGTCACCTCCTGCGCGCGGGTCGAGGCGGGCGCCTCGGTGCTGGTCATCGGCTGCGGCGGCGTGGGGCTCAACGTCGTCCAGGGCGCGCGGCTGGCCGGCGCCGGGATGATCGTGGCCTGCGACCTCCTCGACAGCAAGCTCGGCTACGCGAAGGAGTTCGGCGCGACCCACACCTTCAACGGCAAGCAGGACAACATCGTCGAGCGCGCGCGCGAGCTGACCCAGGGGCGCGGCGTGGACTATGCCTTCGACGCCATCGGCGGCGAGCAGACCACGCTCCAGATCCTCGACGCGATCCGCCCGGGCGGCGTGGCCGTCATCGTCGGCATGGCGGCCATGGCCGTCCGCGCCCCGATCACGCCCTATGCGATGGCGGCCCAGGAAAAGACGCTCAAGGGCACCATGTACGGCTCGATGCGGCCCTCGATCGACTTCCCGCGCCTGGTCGAGCTCTACCTCGACGGCAGGCTCAAGATCGACCAGCTCGTCAGCCGCACGTACAAGATCGAAGAGATCAACGAGGGCTTCACCGCCATGCGGACAGGCCAGGTCGCGCGCGGCGTGGTGGTCTTCAACTGA
- a CDS encoding molybdopterin-dependent oxidoreductase — translation MAPRTVYEAPRAPGAPGEEVVTSTCAHNCGGRCVVNAHVKDGRIVRISTDPRKWTPELPPLTACARGFGAADRVNHPDRLRYPMRRVGPRGSGAYERISWDEALDQVASQMRRIRDAYGPAAILDCSRTGSTAVLHNRAAVQRLLHQFGGCTELWSNMSNEAEIFALRHTYGAKADCKFSGREPGDYVNSRLIILWGWSPADGTFGTNNPQYLHWARERGVRMVSVDPRATRTSLKMADVHVPIRPGTDAAMLIAMAQVIVSEGLHDQAFLDRLVLGFDEAHLPEGAPPNSSYRSYLLGLSDGVVKTPEWAEPLTGVPAATIRRLARDYATLKPAALHCGYAPGRTGYGEQFHRAAYALVAITGNVGMPGGNSGCSGGARDHGIKRLGAPPNPANARVASSLLADVLARGRAGGYPADIKMVYSACGDLANQAPNVNKIVAGLERLDFMVVHDHFLTPTARYADIVLPATTFWERNDIHTPWSGAGHYAIFMRQAIKPMYECRNDVDICADLAARLGLDGYKRMEDVEWLREICAGTDVDDFDAFRERGLARLPAPDEPVAFAKEVRDPAQHPFSTPSGKIEIYSTSLAANPNPYGLGSVPPIPTWIPPHDADPRYPLELISPKSRARTHSTHDNQAVLARADRNDVWIHPEDAATRGIANGQPVRVFNQRGATIIPARVTDRIARGVVSIKEGAWFTPDASGVDTRGSVNVVTEDRSSPSGAMTYNTCLVEIAPA, via the coding sequence ATGGCCCCGCGCACCGTCTACGAGGCGCCGCGCGCGCCGGGCGCCCCGGGCGAAGAGGTCGTCACCAGCACCTGCGCGCACAACTGCGGCGGGCGCTGCGTGGTCAACGCCCACGTCAAGGACGGCCGCATCGTGCGCATCAGCACGGACCCGCGAAAGTGGACGCCCGAGCTGCCGCCGCTCACCGCCTGCGCGCGCGGCTTCGGCGCCGCGGACCGCGTCAATCACCCCGACAGGCTACGCTACCCCATGCGCCGGGTCGGGCCCAGGGGCTCGGGCGCCTACGAGCGCATCTCGTGGGACGAGGCCCTCGACCAGGTGGCAAGCCAGATGCGGCGGATCCGGGATGCGTACGGGCCTGCGGCGATCCTCGACTGCTCGCGCACGGGCAGCACCGCGGTCCTCCACAACCGCGCGGCGGTCCAGCGGCTCCTCCACCAATTCGGCGGGTGCACCGAGCTCTGGTCCAACATGTCCAACGAAGCGGAGATCTTCGCGCTCCGCCACACCTACGGCGCCAAGGCCGACTGCAAGTTCTCGGGCCGCGAGCCCGGCGACTACGTCAACTCGCGGCTCATCATCCTCTGGGGGTGGAGCCCGGCCGACGGCACCTTCGGGACCAACAACCCCCAGTACCTGCACTGGGCGCGCGAGCGCGGCGTTCGCATGGTCTCCGTCGATCCCCGCGCGACGCGGACGAGCCTGAAGATGGCCGACGTGCACGTGCCGATCCGCCCGGGGACGGATGCGGCGATGCTGATTGCGATGGCGCAGGTCATCGTCAGCGAGGGCCTGCACGACCAGGCCTTCCTCGACCGGCTGGTGCTGGGCTTCGACGAGGCCCACCTGCCCGAGGGCGCGCCGCCGAACTCGTCCTATCGCTCGTATCTCCTCGGTCTCTCGGATGGCGTGGTGAAGACGCCCGAATGGGCCGAGCCCTTGACCGGCGTCCCGGCCGCGACCATCCGCCGGCTCGCCCGCGACTACGCCACGCTCAAGCCCGCCGCGCTGCACTGCGGCTATGCGCCGGGGCGCACGGGCTACGGCGAGCAGTTCCACCGCGCCGCCTACGCGCTCGTCGCCATCACGGGGAACGTCGGCATGCCGGGCGGCAACTCAGGTTGCAGCGGGGGCGCGCGCGACCACGGCATCAAGCGGTTAGGCGCTCCGCCGAATCCAGCCAACGCGCGCGTCGCCTCGTCGCTCCTGGCCGACGTGCTCGCGCGCGGCCGGGCCGGCGGCTACCCAGCCGACATCAAGATGGTCTACTCTGCCTGTGGTGACCTGGCGAACCAGGCCCCGAACGTCAACAAGATCGTGGCGGGGCTCGAGCGCCTCGATTTCATGGTCGTCCACGACCACTTCCTCACGCCGACCGCGCGCTACGCCGACATCGTCCTGCCGGCCACGACCTTCTGGGAGCGCAACGACATCCACACGCCCTGGAGCGGCGCGGGCCACTACGCCATCTTCATGCGCCAGGCGATCAAGCCGATGTACGAGTGCCGCAACGATGTGGACATCTGCGCCGACCTCGCCGCGCGCTTGGGGCTCGACGGCTACAAGCGCATGGAGGACGTCGAGTGGCTGCGCGAGATCTGCGCGGGCACCGACGTCGACGACTTCGACGCATTCCGGGAACGGGGCCTGGCGCGGCTGCCCGCGCCGGACGAGCCCGTGGCCTTCGCCAAGGAAGTGCGCGATCCGGCACAGCACCCCTTCTCGACTCCGTCGGGGAAGATCGAGATCTACTCGACCTCCCTCGCTGCCAACCCGAACCCGTATGGGCTCGGCAGCGTCCCGCCCATCCCGACCTGGATCCCGCCTCACGACGCCGACCCGCGCTACCCGCTCGAGCTGATCTCGCCCAAGTCGCGGGCGCGCACACACTCGACCCACGACAACCAGGCGGTCCTGGCGCGCGCCGACCGGAACGATGTCTGGATCCATCCGGAAGACGCCGCCACGCGCGGCATCGCCAACGGCCAGCCGGTCCGTGTCTTCAACCAGCGCGGCGCGACCATCATCCCGGCCCGGGTCACGGACCGGATCGCGCGCGGCGTGGTCTCCATCAAGGAGGGCGCCTGGTTCACGCCCGACGCCTCCGGCGTAGACACGCGCGGGTCGGTCAACGTGGTGACCGAGGACCGCTCGTCTCCCTCCGGCGCGATGACCTACAACACCTGCCTCGTCGAGATCGCTCCCGCCTGA
- a CDS encoding YbaK/EbsC family protein, with protein sequence MSDDAEIEAKVAAALEGLAAAHEVIRIDPGFADTAAFCEKYGVPPDHSGNTIIVASKKEPKKFCACLVLATSRLDVNHTVRRLMDVSRVSFATADETKELTGMMIGGVTLLALPPDLSIYVDERIMALDYVILGGGSRSSKLKLAPDVLRRVPNFRVVPGLALAAS encoded by the coding sequence ATGTCCGACGACGCCGAGATCGAAGCGAAGGTCGCGGCCGCCCTCGAGGGGCTGGCGGCGGCGCACGAAGTCATCCGGATTGATCCCGGCTTCGCCGACACGGCGGCCTTCTGCGAGAAGTACGGCGTGCCGCCCGACCACTCGGGCAACACCATCATCGTCGCCTCGAAGAAGGAGCCGAAGAAGTTCTGCGCCTGCCTCGTGCTGGCGACGTCGCGGCTCGACGTCAACCACACGGTGCGCCGTTTGATGGACGTCTCGCGCGTCTCCTTCGCTACGGCGGACGAGACGAAGGAGCTCACCGGCATGATGATCGGCGGCGTGACGCTGCTGGCCCTGCCGCCCGACCTCTCGATCTACGTGGACGAGCGCATCATGGCGCTCGACTACGTCATCCTGGGAGGCGGCAGCAGGTCCTCCAAGCTCAAGCTCGCCCCCGACGTCCTGCGCCGCGTGCCTAACTTCCGCGTCGTCCCCGGCTTGGCGCTGGCCGCGTCGTGA
- a CDS encoding TIGR03619 family F420-dependent LLM class oxidoreductase encodes MKIGVNLINFGPGATPEALLSWAHLVEELGYHLLMTSDHVTITPDVAGRYPAPFYEPLTLLGWLAGVTRRLELGTTVIIVPYRHPLETARATAVVDQLCGGRFIFGVGVGWAKQEFEALGLPFEKRGAMTNDYLRAIEACWTHDVASYEGRFVRFAGVHTAPRPMRAPHPPIWVGGASEAALRRAVLYGDAWHPIRIRIDWLRDTGLPRLRAIAEKEGRPVPALCPRIKFQLTDAPLPEAERGAGQGSLEQVRGDLRALEAMGSPYVLLDTYYDDPEATRSHDPAWRLLRTAAERLVDLGRGTIRS; translated from the coding sequence GTGAAGATCGGCGTCAACCTGATCAACTTCGGCCCGGGCGCGACTCCCGAGGCGCTCCTCTCCTGGGCCCACCTCGTCGAGGAGCTGGGCTATCACCTGCTCATGACCTCCGACCACGTGACGATCACGCCCGATGTCGCTGGCCGCTACCCCGCGCCCTTCTACGAGCCCCTGACCCTGCTCGGCTGGCTCGCGGGCGTCACGCGCCGGCTCGAGCTCGGCACCACCGTCATCATCGTGCCGTACCGCCACCCGCTCGAGACGGCGCGCGCAACGGCGGTGGTGGACCAGCTCTGCGGCGGGCGCTTCATCTTCGGCGTCGGCGTCGGCTGGGCCAAGCAGGAATTCGAAGCGCTGGGGCTGCCGTTCGAAAAGCGGGGCGCCATGACCAACGACTACCTGCGCGCGATCGAGGCCTGCTGGACCCATGACGTTGCCTCCTACGAGGGGCGCTTCGTCCGCTTCGCCGGCGTGCACACGGCGCCGCGGCCGATGCGCGCCCCGCATCCGCCGATCTGGGTCGGCGGCGCGAGCGAGGCCGCGCTCCGCCGCGCGGTGCTCTATGGCGATGCGTGGCATCCGATCAGGATCCGCATTGACTGGCTGAGGGACACGGGGTTGCCGCGGCTGCGCGCAATCGCGGAGAAGGAAGGCCGGCCCGTGCCGGCGCTCTGTCCGCGAATCAAGTTTCAGCTCACTGACGCTCCCCTGCCCGAAGCGGAGCGTGGCGCCGGCCAGGGCAGCCTCGAGCAGGTCCGCGGAGACCTCCGCGCTCTCGAGGCCATGGGCTCCCCCTATGTTCTGCTCGACACCTACTATGACGATCCCGAGGCAACGCGGAGCCACGACCCGGCCTGGCGCCTGCTGAGAACAGCGGCGGAGCGCCTGGTCGACCTCGGGCGTGGGACAATACGCTCATGA
- a CDS encoding TAXI family TRAP transporter solute-binding subunit gives MRWLGAAAMLLLAAGLARAEERTMVTLGTATPGGGFPVYGQAVAETINGIDPSLEVKTRNTKGSTENVPLLEAGQLDLALVQGEVAHEALSGIGRTPARLLILAAMYTTPGMFVARGDQPYRAIADLKGKPVAWGARGSGLVVLARYVLDGIGLDMERDFQSIYLDQAGDGPAMVVDGRAAALWGGGSGWPGFTAVARGAQGARFIAPSAEERARIQAKHAFLRTLTIPAGAYPGQGEPVVSVGSWSFILARPDVPEETAYRLARALHRGEPVLGARLPQARETTAANTVAAAPRPDLIHPGARRYFREINLLP, from the coding sequence ATGAGATGGCTCGGCGCGGCCGCGATGCTCCTGCTCGCGGCCGGTCTCGCGCGAGCCGAGGAGCGCACCATGGTTACGCTCGGAACAGCGACACCCGGCGGCGGCTTCCCGGTCTACGGCCAGGCCGTGGCCGAGACCATCAACGGGATCGACCCGTCCCTGGAAGTGAAGACGCGCAATACGAAGGGCTCGACGGAGAACGTCCCGCTCCTCGAAGCGGGGCAGCTCGACCTGGCGCTGGTCCAGGGCGAAGTCGCCCACGAGGCGCTCTCCGGGATCGGCCGCACGCCGGCGCGCCTGCTGATCCTGGCAGCCATGTACACGACGCCCGGCATGTTCGTCGCGCGTGGCGATCAGCCGTACCGCGCGATCGCCGATCTCAAGGGCAAGCCCGTCGCCTGGGGCGCCCGCGGCTCGGGGCTCGTCGTCCTCGCGCGCTACGTGCTCGACGGCATCGGCCTCGACATGGAGCGCGATTTCCAGTCGATCTACCTCGACCAGGCCGGCGACGGCCCCGCCATGGTCGTGGACGGCCGCGCGGCCGCCCTCTGGGGCGGCGGCTCGGGCTGGCCCGGCTTCACGGCCGTCGCGCGCGGCGCGCAGGGGGCGCGCTTCATCGCGCCGAGCGCGGAGGAGCGGGCGCGGATCCAGGCCAAGCACGCATTCCTCCGGACGCTGACCATCCCGGCCGGCGCCTATCCAGGCCAGGGAGAGCCCGTCGTCTCCGTCGGCTCGTGGAGCTTCATCCTCGCCCGGCCCGACGTGCCCGAGGAGACGGCGTACCGTCTCGCGCGCGCGCTTCACCGTGGCGAGCCGGTCCTCGGCGCCCGGCTGCCCCAGGCGCGCGAGACCACTGCGGCCAATACCGTCGCCGCGGCGCCACGCCCCGATCTCATCCACCCAGGCGCGCGGCGCTACTTCCGCGAAATCAACCTTCTACCCTAG
- a CDS encoding NIPSNAP family protein, with translation MIYEIRTYGLQTGSLAEVEKRYGEGYEHRKKYSELFGFFHTEIGPLNEIIHIWQYESMEERTKIRAAAAKDANWPPKIQEFITRMSSEIVVPFPFAPTAKPGKHGPFYEFRYYEMKAGTLPDLMKRWEPKLPGRVGLSPLALAGNVEFGTANRFVHIWPYPSLDGRMATRNKARAEGLWPPPGGAGTLITQATKICMPSAFSPLQ, from the coding sequence ATGATCTACGAGATCCGCACCTACGGCCTCCAGACCGGCAGCCTCGCCGAAGTCGAGAAGCGCTACGGTGAGGGCTACGAGCACCGGAAAAAATACTCCGAGCTCTTCGGCTTCTTCCACACCGAGATCGGGCCGCTCAACGAGATCATCCACATCTGGCAGTACGAGAGCATGGAAGAGCGGACGAAGATCCGGGCCGCGGCTGCGAAGGACGCCAACTGGCCACCCAAGATCCAGGAGTTCATCACGCGTATGAGCTCCGAGATCGTCGTGCCCTTCCCCTTCGCGCCCACGGCGAAGCCGGGCAAGCACGGGCCCTTTTACGAGTTCCGGTATTACGAGATGAAGGCGGGGACGCTGCCCGACCTGATGAAGCGCTGGGAGCCCAAGCTTCCGGGCCGCGTCGGGCTCTCGCCGCTGGCGCTGGCGGGCAACGTCGAGTTCGGCACGGCGAACAGGTTCGTGCACATCTGGCCCTATCCGAGCCTGGATGGGCGGATGGCGACGCGCAACAAGGCGCGGGCCGAGGGACTGTGGCCGCCGCCAGGCGGGGCCGGCACGCTGATCACGCAGGCGACCAAGATCTGTATGCCCTCGGCTTTCTCGCCGCTGCAGTAA
- a CDS encoding GntG family PLP-dependent aldolase: protein MAIEVDLYSDTVTKPTLEMRRFICEADVGDEQKHEDPTVNLLQEMVAELLGKEAALFLPSGTMCNEIALRVHCRHGEEMLAHKTAHPIHFEAGGPAALAGVNVQALDGPRGQYDAATLEAAIRPDNRHMPRSRLAWVEQTSNLGGGSIWPLDKVRAVTDVARRRGLSTHVDGARLMNAVVASGVSAQQWAAPFDSAWIDFTKGLGAPVGAAIAGSRDFIAEAWRIKQQMGGAMRQAGIIAAGGVYALRHHVKRLAEDHANAKRLAEGLATLPGIALDPATVETNLVFFDLTGAVDAPAAVERLLARGVRMGALGPRTIRAVTHLDVSAQAIERALDAAKAVFTKAVFTKAVFKG from the coding sequence ATGGCGATCGAGGTCGATCTCTACAGCGATACGGTCACGAAACCCACGCTAGAGATGCGCCGCTTCATATGCGAAGCGGACGTGGGCGACGAGCAGAAGCACGAGGACCCGACGGTCAACCTCCTCCAGGAGATGGTCGCGGAGCTCCTCGGCAAGGAGGCGGCGCTCTTCCTGCCGTCGGGCACCATGTGCAACGAGATCGCGCTCCGCGTCCACTGCCGCCACGGCGAGGAGATGCTGGCGCACAAGACGGCGCACCCCATCCACTTCGAAGCCGGCGGCCCCGCCGCGCTGGCCGGCGTCAACGTCCAGGCCCTCGACGGCCCGCGCGGGCAGTACGACGCGGCGACGCTCGAGGCCGCCATCCGTCCCGACAATCGCCACATGCCGCGGAGCCGCCTCGCCTGGGTCGAGCAGACGTCCAACCTGGGCGGCGGCTCCATCTGGCCGCTGGACAAGGTCCGCGCCGTCACCGACGTGGCGCGCCGTCGCGGGCTCTCGACCCACGTGGACGGCGCGCGGCTCATGAACGCCGTCGTCGCCTCCGGCGTGTCCGCGCAGCAGTGGGCGGCGCCCTTCGACTCGGCGTGGATAGACTTCACCAAGGGGTTGGGAGCCCCGGTGGGTGCGGCGATCGCGGGCTCGCGCGATTTCATCGCCGAGGCGTGGCGCATCAAGCAGCAGATGGGCGGCGCCATGCGCCAGGCGGGCATCATCGCCGCGGGCGGCGTCTACGCGCTCAGGCATCACGTCAAGCGCCTGGCCGAGGACCACGCCAACGCCAAGCGTCTGGCCGAAGGGCTCGCCACGCTGCCCGGCATCGCCCTCGATCCCGCGACCGTCGAGACCAACCTCGTCTTCTTCGATCTCACGGGCGCGGTCGATGCGCCGGCGGCTGTGGAGCGGCTGCTCGCCCGCGGCGTCCGCATGGGCGCCCTCGGCCCGCGGACGATTCGCGCCGTCACCCACCTCGACGTGAGCGCCCAGGCCATCGAGCGCGCCCTGGACGCGGCCAAGGCGGTCTTTACCAAGGCGGTCTTTACCAAGGCGGTCTTTAAAGGATGA
- a CDS encoding VOC family protein: MDRILFDHVAIGVPKMADAALFLSGELGGVPDAGHPSGVFTWGTYRFEGGGSIEIIEPLGASGFLHRFLAERGPGVHHVTFKVPNLDDVCARAEAAGYDIVGRDDSDPTWKEAFLHPKQALGIVVQFAQPGPSHGAARLSTPPPGVPSPPPPVTLLGLRMRAQSRERAVTQWGTVLQGMMDDGPRGSLVFRWPGSFTRLAVEIDPVQNESPIAIELASPRTLALPEGPHPALGAVFTEEEA; this comes from the coding sequence GTGGACCGCATCCTCTTCGACCACGTCGCTATCGGCGTGCCGAAGATGGCCGACGCGGCGCTCTTTCTCTCGGGCGAGCTGGGCGGGGTGCCCGACGCCGGCCATCCCTCGGGCGTGTTCACCTGGGGCACCTACCGCTTCGAGGGCGGCGGCTCAATCGAGATCATCGAGCCCCTCGGCGCGTCGGGCTTCCTCCACCGGTTCCTCGCCGAGCGCGGCCCCGGCGTCCATCACGTCACCTTCAAGGTGCCGAACCTCGACGACGTCTGCGCGCGGGCCGAGGCAGCGGGATACGACATCGTCGGCCGCGACGATTCCGACCCGACGTGGAAGGAAGCGTTCCTTCATCCCAAGCAGGCGCTCGGCATCGTCGTCCAGTTCGCCCAACCCGGGCCGTCTCACGGCGCGGCGCGACTCTCCACGCCTCCGCCGGGAGTGCCCTCGCCTCCGCCGCCCGTGACGCTGCTGGGGCTCCGCATGCGGGCTCAGTCGCGCGAGCGCGCCGTGACCCAGTGGGGCACGGTGCTTCAGGGGATGATGGACGACGGGCCGCGGGGCAGCCTCGTCTTCAGATGGCCGGGCTCGTTCACAAGGCTTGCCGTGGAGATCGACCCGGTCCAGAATGAGAGCCCGATCGCGATCGAGTTGGCGAGCCCGCGCACGTTGGCCCTGCCTGAGGGCCCGCATCCGGCTCTGGGAGCCGTCTTCACGGAAGAGGAGGCCTGA
- a CDS encoding TauD/TfdA family dioxygenase, with product MGILVASVRGDFVAKVSGLDLSKPLDDGDFGQVRDAFHRYAVLVFAEQPLSDEQQIAFSERFGLLEVSIRRDRPRRIQNPRVSDISNVDEKDRVFDPDDERAIYNSGNRLWHTDSSFKRVPAMASLLSGREVPPEGGETEYADLRGAWDAVPAERKRDLDELVAEHSFVYSRGLIGYDQFTDTERAEVPPVPQAVVRTHPATGRKSLYLGSHASYIIGRPVEEGRALLKELLEFATRPQFVYRHVWERHDLVMWDNRCVLHRGRPWDEKHHRRVMHRTTVAGAGPTVVDGRPILVG from the coding sequence ATGGGAATCCTGGTGGCGTCCGTCCGGGGAGACTTCGTCGCGAAGGTCAGCGGGCTCGATCTCTCGAAGCCGCTCGACGACGGCGACTTCGGCCAGGTGCGGGACGCCTTCCACCGCTACGCCGTCCTGGTCTTCGCCGAGCAGCCGCTCAGCGACGAGCAGCAGATCGCCTTCAGCGAGCGCTTCGGCCTTCTCGAGGTCAGCATCCGGAGGGACCGCCCCCGCCGGATCCAGAACCCACGCGTCTCCGACATCTCCAATGTGGACGAGAAGGACCGCGTCTTCGATCCCGACGACGAGCGCGCGATTTACAATTCGGGTAATCGCCTCTGGCACACCGACAGCTCCTTCAAGCGCGTGCCGGCCATGGCCTCATTGCTCTCCGGGCGCGAGGTGCCGCCCGAAGGCGGCGAGACGGAGTACGCCGATCTCCGCGGCGCCTGGGACGCGGTGCCGGCCGAGCGTAAGCGCGACCTCGACGAGCTCGTCGCCGAGCACAGCTTCGTCTACTCGCGCGGGCTCATCGGCTATGACCAGTTCACGGATACCGAACGGGCGGAGGTGCCTCCCGTGCCTCAGGCGGTGGTCAGGACCCATCCCGCGACGGGCCGGAAATCGCTTTATCTTGGCTCCCACGCCTCGTACATCATCGGCAGGCCGGTGGAGGAAGGACGCGCGCTGCTGAAGGAACTGCTGGAGTTCGCGACCCGGCCCCAGTTCGTCTACCGCCACGTCTGGGAGCGGCACGACCTCGTCATGTGGGACAACCGTTGCGTACTTCACCGCGGTCGCCCGTGGGACGAGAAGCACCACCGCCGCGTGATGCATCGGACCACGGTCGCCGGCGCCGGCCCCACCGTCGTGGACGGCCGCCCCATCCTCGTCGGCTAG